In one window of Bradyrhizobium diazoefficiens DNA:
- a CDS encoding pirin family protein, translating into MLQLRSKGTLDHGDRGWLKARHHFIVSADGNPANGPMGALMVWNDDEIAPGTGFGRHSHADMEIVTYVREGAVTHEDSTGNVGRTLAGDVQVMSAGTGISHSEHNRDANPLRLFQIWLRPRQRGGAPHWDTRKFPKADRAGRLIELASGDPKTPETLMIRADARVLGATLLARTTLTHATPAGFRHTYLAPAQGEILVNGQRVAVGDGIAAIDEPQLTITAVKDAEFILVDAA; encoded by the coding sequence ATGTTGCAGCTTCGCTCGAAGGGGACGCTCGATCACGGTGATCGTGGCTGGCTGAAAGCGCGCCATCATTTCATCGTTTCGGCCGACGGCAATCCTGCGAACGGTCCCATGGGCGCGCTTATGGTCTGGAATGACGACGAAATTGCCCCCGGCACCGGCTTTGGGCGGCACTCCCACGCGGACATGGAGATCGTCACCTATGTCCGCGAAGGGGCCGTCACGCATGAGGACAGCACCGGCAATGTCGGCCGAACACTGGCTGGCGACGTTCAGGTCATGAGCGCCGGAACAGGCATTAGTCATTCCGAGCACAACCGCGACGCAAATCCGCTCAGGCTATTTCAGATCTGGCTGCGTCCGCGCCAGCGCGGCGGAGCGCCGCATTGGGATACCCGCAAATTCCCGAAGGCAGATCGTGCCGGTCGCCTTATCGAGCTCGCGAGCGGAGATCCGAAGACGCCGGAGACACTGATGATCCGTGCTGACGCGCGGGTGTTAGGTGCCACGCTGCTTGCCAGGACCACGCTTACCCACGCGACGCCAGCAGGCTTTCGGCACACTTATCTCGCTCCCGCCCAGGGCGAGATCCTCGTCAATGGGCAACGGGTTGCGGTCGGCGACGGTATCGCCGCCATTGACGAACCCCAACTCACCATCACGGCGGTGAAGGACGCGGAATTCATCCTCGTCGACGCCGCCTGA
- a CDS encoding enoyl-CoA hydratase/isomerase family protein yields MQVIKFEQTDAVGHIVLANPPKNLIASAFSNDLKQAVHEASENDIRALLVRAEGPNFSQGGDVLDFLEKNTNQFRTFIAECNQSFRALEALQIPTVAAVRGAAFGGAFELALACDFIIVAEDAVFRCIEASVGSAPVAGAVQRLAERIGRSRAARYAMLCEPMSGVTAGNLGIATSVVPAEEVEAAALKFAQVLSTGPTRSYAAIRTLLKAWSGGGVPSADAVILDVTMALHSSEDARRGRTARAEAIKQGIEPPKVAFTGR; encoded by the coding sequence ATGCAAGTGATCAAATTCGAACAGACGGATGCCGTCGGCCACATCGTGTTGGCCAACCCGCCGAAGAATCTCATCGCTTCGGCCTTCTCGAACGACCTCAAGCAGGCCGTTCACGAAGCCAGCGAGAACGACATCCGGGCGTTGCTGGTCAGGGCGGAAGGCCCCAATTTCAGCCAGGGCGGCGATGTGCTCGACTTCCTGGAGAAGAACACCAATCAATTTCGCACCTTCATCGCCGAATGCAATCAGTCGTTCCGTGCGCTCGAGGCCCTGCAGATCCCGACGGTCGCGGCCGTTCGTGGCGCTGCGTTTGGCGGGGCCTTCGAGCTTGCTCTCGCCTGCGACTTCATCATTGTGGCCGAAGACGCGGTGTTTCGTTGCATTGAAGCTTCGGTTGGCTCCGCACCGGTCGCTGGCGCAGTACAACGGTTGGCCGAACGCATCGGCCGCTCGCGCGCGGCACGATACGCCATGCTGTGCGAGCCGATGTCGGGCGTCACCGCCGGCAACTTGGGTATCGCGACATCGGTCGTGCCCGCGGAGGAAGTCGAGGCGGCGGCGCTGAAATTCGCGCAGGTCTTGTCGACGGGCCCTACGCGATCCTACGCGGCGATACGAACCTTGTTGAAGGCGTGGTCGGGTGGCGGCGTTCCGTCCGCCGACGCGGTGATCTTGGACGTCACCATGGCGCTTCACAGCTCGGAGGACGCGCGACGCGGCCGCACGGCTCGCGCCGAGGCCATCAAGCAGGGAATCGAGCCGCCGAAGGTCGCCTTCACCGGCCGATGA
- a CDS encoding OpgC domain-containing protein has translation MVVAHYLPPKGRDLRLDLFRGIANWAIFLDHIPNNVLNLVTGRNFGFSDAADLFIFISGYTASFVYARIMVERGVIVGSTRLIKRVWTIYVAHVLLFVIYLAEIGYLAQKYGGDQFADEFNIHGFLTNPALTLYEGLILRFKPVNMDVLPLYIVLMGLFPPVLVAMLKRPNMVLCGSIVLYLVARAFGWNLPAYPVGHWYFNPFAWQLLFVFGAWFALGGSVESTPFIGSRAFLFAGAAYLIFALVVTLAGPFPELRSLIPNSIYSLFSPNDKTNLALYRVIHFAVIAFFVVRFLPRDWKGLESPLFAPAIVCGQQSLEVFCAGIFLSFAAHFVLVEVSGALPMQILVSVVGIGAMTGLAYYRSWSKRMDKAKPTPANPPKAAPASV, from the coding sequence TTGGTCGTTGCACATTATCTGCCGCCCAAAGGGCGTGATCTGCGACTGGACCTGTTCCGCGGCATCGCCAACTGGGCGATCTTCCTGGACCATATTCCAAATAATGTGCTCAACCTCGTCACCGGTCGAAATTTCGGCTTCAGCGACGCGGCCGATCTGTTCATCTTTATATCCGGCTATACGGCCTCGTTCGTCTATGCCCGCATCATGGTGGAGCGCGGCGTCATTGTGGGCAGCACGCGGCTAATCAAGCGCGTCTGGACGATCTACGTCGCTCACGTGCTCCTCTTCGTCATCTATCTCGCCGAGATCGGTTATCTCGCGCAAAAATACGGCGGCGACCAGTTTGCCGACGAATTCAACATTCACGGCTTCCTGACAAATCCAGCGCTGACGCTGTATGAAGGGCTGATCCTCAGGTTCAAGCCGGTCAACATGGACGTGCTGCCGCTTTACATCGTGCTGATGGGTCTCTTCCCGCCGGTCCTGGTGGCGATGCTGAAACGACCGAACATGGTTCTCTGCGGCTCAATCGTGCTTTACCTCGTGGCGCGCGCCTTCGGCTGGAACCTGCCAGCCTATCCAGTTGGCCATTGGTACTTCAATCCATTCGCGTGGCAATTGCTGTTCGTGTTTGGCGCGTGGTTTGCGCTGGGCGGATCCGTGGAGTCGACGCCGTTCATCGGGTCCCGCGCCTTCCTGTTCGCGGGTGCCGCCTATCTGATATTCGCGCTGGTCGTGACCCTGGCAGGTCCCTTTCCCGAATTGAGATCATTGATCCCGAACAGCATCTATTCGTTGTTCTCTCCCAACGACAAGACCAACTTGGCCCTGTATCGCGTCATCCATTTCGCGGTCATCGCCTTCTTTGTAGTCCGATTCCTGCCGCGCGACTGGAAGGGGCTGGAATCTCCTCTGTTTGCGCCCGCGATCGTTTGCGGCCAGCAGTCGCTCGAGGTGTTCTGCGCAGGCATCTTCCTGTCGTTCGCAGCGCATTTTGTCCTGGTCGAGGTCTCCGGCGCGCTGCCGATGCAGATTCTGGTCAGCGTGGTCGGGATCGGGGCCATGACCGGTCTCGCCTATTATCGATCCTGGTCCAAGCGGATGGACAAGGCAAAGCCCACGCCTGCGAATCCACCGAAGGCTGCACCCGCCTCTGTCTGA
- a CDS encoding DoxX family protein translates to MNRYLPLIGRVLIGLPFAMSGLGKLAAYGKTTAMIAAVGLPVPPLAYIVAVALELGGGLLLIAGYQARLVSLALAVFCVAAGVAFHNNFADQNQMIHFLKNVMMAGGLLQIAAFGAGALSLDNRLSKGVAVGKAAAAL, encoded by the coding sequence ATGAACCGTTACCTTCCCCTGATTGGCCGCGTGCTGATCGGTCTGCCTTTTGCGATGAGCGGCCTCGGCAAGCTCGCGGCGTATGGCAAGACCACGGCGATGATTGCCGCTGTCGGCCTGCCCGTGCCGCCGCTTGCCTACATCGTGGCAGTCGCACTCGAGCTCGGCGGTGGGCTTCTGCTAATCGCCGGCTACCAGGCTCGGCTGGTCTCCCTCGCGCTGGCGGTGTTCTGTGTCGCCGCAGGCGTGGCGTTCCACAATAACTTCGCCGACCAGAACCAAATGATCCACTTCCTCAAGAACGTGATGATGGCGGGTGGTCTGCTCCAGATAGCCGCGTTTGGCGCGGGTGCGTTGAGCCTCGACAATCGTCTGTCCAAGGGCGTGGCCGTCGGGAAGGCGGCAGCAGCCCTCTGA
- a CDS encoding LysR family transcriptional regulator has product MRDFNDFQFFAAVVLNRGFTAAARVLGVPKSRISRRVALLEERLGVRLLDRTTRGLSLTQVGQQVYEHARAAVIEAEAAEEVALRMQAEPRGLVRLSCPLGLQGAIAGPLPGFLAAHPQLRVQCIATNRRVDLIHEGVDVAIRVRERLDTDADMQVKRIGVSRRILVASPSLFKAGAPLLPADLANFSLLHQEEESAGVWPLTTQGGETSIVPIEPRLASGSFDILMAAARQGAGITLLPERYCEDALTSGALVRVLPDWSGTEGILHLVFASRRGMLPSVRAVIDFAAAALKSSAVS; this is encoded by the coding sequence GTGCGCGATTTCAACGACTTCCAGTTCTTTGCCGCGGTGGTCCTCAATCGCGGTTTCACGGCGGCCGCTCGCGTGCTGGGCGTGCCCAAATCACGCATCAGCCGTCGCGTCGCGTTGTTGGAAGAGCGACTCGGCGTCCGGCTGCTCGATCGAACAACGCGAGGTTTGAGCCTGACTCAGGTCGGCCAGCAGGTTTATGAGCACGCTCGGGCGGCCGTCATCGAGGCTGAGGCAGCCGAGGAAGTTGCGCTGCGCATGCAGGCCGAACCGCGTGGACTGGTACGGCTGAGCTGCCCGCTCGGACTCCAAGGTGCGATCGCGGGCCCTTTGCCAGGTTTCCTTGCTGCGCATCCCCAACTGCGCGTTCAATGCATCGCGACCAATCGCCGTGTCGACCTGATTCATGAAGGTGTCGATGTTGCGATCCGCGTGCGGGAACGTCTCGATACTGATGCGGACATGCAAGTGAAGCGGATCGGCGTCAGCCGGCGTATCCTCGTTGCGAGCCCGAGCCTGTTCAAGGCGGGCGCTCCGTTGTTGCCGGCGGACCTCGCCAACTTCTCGCTCCTGCATCAGGAAGAGGAGAGCGCCGGCGTCTGGCCACTGACGACGCAGGGCGGTGAAACCAGCATTGTGCCGATCGAGCCTCGGCTTGCGAGCGGAAGCTTCGACATCCTGATGGCAGCCGCTCGCCAGGGCGCGGGGATCACGTTGCTGCCGGAGCGGTATTGCGAGGATGCGCTCACGAGTGGTGCGCTCGTCCGGGTGTTGCCGGATTGGAGCGGCACCGAGGGTATTCTGCATCTCGTCTTTGCCTCGCGCCGCGGCATGCTGCCGAGCGTCCGGGCGGTGATCGACTTTGCTGCAGCCGCTCTGAAATCGTCAGCCGTCTCGTAG